The Corvus cornix cornix isolate S_Up_H32 chromosome 15, ASM73873v5, whole genome shotgun sequence genome includes the window TATATGCTGTCCATAGTCAATCCAGAGTGGGCTGTGGCCATGGCTCACAAGATTGCCCAGGAATTCCCCACAGGTGGGTTGCAAATGCGATGGGGGAAGGAATGGGGGGAGAAAAGGCTTGGGACCAGCAGAGTGAGGGTGTGAGCGAACATTTGTTCACTGATCTTGAATAACACCCAACAAAGTTTGAGGATGAAAATGCTCCTGCATCCAGTTTTGAGCAGTTGGTTAGACCAACAGCCATTTGATGTCACAGCACCACCATCaaatcctttttctccctctttttatagaatcatagaaaggcttgaaggtccttccagcccaaaccaatTCTATTCCAAcctggacaccttccactggaccaggttgctccaagccccatccagcctggccctgttGTCTTGCCAAAAGTTTCTCCATGTTCACACCATCTTCAGACATGTTTTCCACCAAAAGCCAATATTTCAGCCCAGTTTAATTACCTTTTCTGCTATTTGAAtccaaataaataatatttttttgctctttaGACACAAGagttttcctaatattttaaatagcttctaattttttttaaattcttcaaaataaaatgggtATAGGATATACTGTAGGAAAGATTAAtgaaaacttaatttatttacttctttcccttccttttttttttatctttaaaaaggTCCTGACCATGTCCAGGCATTGAAATTCTGTCTCCATCTGGCTGAGAAGTGGCTAAAGAGTGCTACAGCTCAGGTAATGGAAACTGCTTGCCAGACTGTTGTGGAATTATtacaaaaaattacaaaatacttaagtttgtattttaattttcgGTGGTTTGGGCAGTGGAGTGTAAATTGTACCATAACCAACCCTGATATGAGAAATACTTTTGGGGAAGTGACCCCCCAGAAGAATCCTCTCTGTCTTGAAACATTCTCCTGTTAACACCCTGCAAAAATCAGACTTAGTCTTCTTGGAGCTTGGACAAAAAATAAGCAGTTTCAGGGAAGAATAATTTGTCCTTTCTCCTGTTGTGTGCATGTTTCGTGCTGCAGGAGAATGAGGTGGAACCTGACCCAGCTTTGATCAATGGCATTATTAATTTTTGCTCAGAGTTCCAAGATTCTTTAGCTGTTTGCagtgttatattttaaaaaaatgtgctttgacTTGATTCTCAGGCTTGTTTTTACATGGTTTCCTTTCTCAGGGAAAGGTGAATAAGAATCTCATCTTTGATCATAAATATCAAACTTCCTATGGAGTTGTTGAGGCACAAAGAACACTAAATAGTTATCTCTATTTAGTCACATGATCAGATAGAATTGTGCCCAgattaaactgaaattaaactaaaatttGAGCAGCCACGAGTTTtaataataatctttttttcttctccattttacCCTAAAATCTCTTCATTTTACCTACTGCCACatattttatttggctttttcaCAACATagctttgcaatttttttcaaaatacctttCCTAGCTAGAGCAACAGGGTTAATCCTCTctgtctgcagaaaaaaatatctgtgggTACAGGTGTGGAGACACCTCTGAAAAGCAGATCCTGTCTGTAAAAAGTTAAGATTactttttcttgtgctttttagTAAAAGAGGCTTTTTAATGTAAAACTGTGGTGTTTTGCTAAAGGATAAGCCATGTGAGAAAGCAGAAGTCCTCCAGAGGAACTTACACTTGCAATATAAGAgagcagcaacagaaaatgtCCTGATAACAAATAACTTGAACACTGGGGAACATCTAAAGTCCATTGGGAAACCAGCAAATCTGATTGTTTTACTGTATGAACACCACAGTATAGACCAAAGATTCCAAAATCCAGCTGGCAGAGATTATCCAGGTGAGTTTTCATAATCCAGGCTCAAAGGAGCAAAGagaagctctttaaaaaaaccccaagcaagGTGATGCTGGTTTGGAAAGAACATTGTCTGCACCTCTTCCTGTAGATATCCATGTGGCAGCTAAGGAGATAGCTGAGATTAACAACTTGGATATGAACAAAATTTATGACAAACTTCTGGCTAAATGGCTGTGTCCAAGCACACCACCCTCAGGGGTAAGTCATCACTTTGGGGTTTGAAGGAAAATGACCAGTTACATAAAatatgaaggtttttttttttcctccactcgTTCAAAAAAATTGAGGTTATTCTACACAAATTGCCTGTAGTACTCCTGAATCTATTTAAGATTTCAATACCTTCCTAAAATAGCACACTGCTGTCTCTGGTGAGAAGGATTTGAAGTGCTTTCCCTTCTGTCTGTGTAGAGATTAAAACCTTCCCCTTGGTGCTGTGTAGCCAGCCTGAAGGAGTAAAGCACTTGTAAATATATCAGCCTCATCAAACACTGATTCCAGGCTTTAAGCAGGGATATGACCCAGCTATTTATCCAAGCAATGTGGAAAACTCAtctaaattttcatttctttttaaagaaaacccaagATATCTTTGGAGAGGTACAGGAGGATGAGGAACTCCGAAGGTACGTGTGTTGTCTTACCTGTAATATGGTGAATTATCTTTAACTTGCCAGTTAAAAATGGATCTTTCAAGAAACTGATATGTGTGTGATTCAGAGCTCACTGttcttatttttactttctgctgACATCACTTTTGAATCATCCAATATTTATTTATGCCACGAAGTGCCATTGACAATAACTTACAGATGCAAGTGCTTAAGACTAGATTTTTGGAggttttcccctcctttttcaTATCCTTGGAATAACTTATCCTTGCTCTTTTTGacagtgaaatatttacatttcaatGACTGTTGATGTGTTGTATTTCAGTAGCTGTGcttgcattaaaaacaaacccatttttGCAGAGTTATTTACCTCCTTCAGTCTCGCCCGATGGATTACAGTTCAAGAATGCTTTTTGCAATTACAACATCTGTCACATCTGTGAGTTGCTAAATTCTTATTTTAGCTTTTCACCTCTTATTGAAATCAAATGTTGTCTGCTTAACTGCAAGAGCTTCAACCTATGGCCTTTGCATCTGTGTTTTGGATGGTTTGTGATTTGTATGAGCTCTGTGTTTCCCCCCTTCACCAACCTTTGGGTTAAAACTGGGATTTTCATTGAATTTTGCTATTGACTGCCAAGAGCAGCCCTTGAACTCTGGGTTTTCTAAACTTATTGCTGATATTATCTGAAACAACTTCACTAAACATTTTTTAGAGTGTGCCTTAAGCTGGTGTAAGGCATTGGCTCACTTTGGGTGGAATAAAGGAAAGTGGTAAAATTGTTTCAACAGAACCTTAACCTCCAGTTTTTCCACACTTAATAATTATATTTGTGATATTATATATCacaaatattcaaatatatttttcttgcctgCACCAATAATCTTAAATCTAGAAAACCTAGAGGGTTATATACCTCTAGGATGATCCTCTCCAGTTGTTCAGCCAATTGTTGTGACTTTGGGACTGTTTTTCCCCTCAGCCCTTTGGTGACACTCAGCTGACATTTGCTCACAGGACGAGAGCATTCAGGTGTTTGCTCTACCTGGCAGATACCAACACTGTGGAATCACTCTTCAAGAAACCCATTGAGAAAGTCAAGTAAGATGAATTTTATCCATATTATTAAAGCAACAGAAGGATACTTTTCAGTGTTATCCTGAGCTTGAATATGTGGATTAAATATAAACATCACTTAACTCCTGCtttgggggtttattttcacaggtattttctgaagtgctgcatTTATCTGGCAGAGTTTGAGATTTTGAATATTCCATTTACTTATGAATCATTCCACAAGAGTCCCAAGGAAGGCATGATTAAAGGGCTATGGAAGAACCACAGTCACGAACCCAGGGTaggatttttaaatcctttgtAAATTTTGTTACACACTGTGAATCTACACCTCTCTGCAAAGCACAGGCTTTTCTTAAAAGATGTTGCTTCAATGTTTTCTGGAGATGACAGATAAAAGCTTTACCCTTCCTGCAGTTAGAAGATAAAATTATACCCCATTTAGATGGTTTAGGTTTTGTTCCTACTGtgtgtaaaataattttgaaagtggCTTGTAAAGGTTTGAAGATCAtgaatttctgttaaaatgcagCGTGTCCTTGCTCCCCTGCAGGCTGTGAGACTGGTGACAGAGCTTAGTTTAGAATACAAAGTGTATGATTCTCAGCTCTGGAATGGCCTCCTACAGAAACTCCTGGGCTTCAATATGGTAAGGAATTTTTAAGGATAAGTCCTTCAGCAAGGTGAGAAAAAGGCTGGGGTTATGCTGAAGAATGGGATAGATACAGAAATCATAAACCATGGTTACTTTGGGCTCTGAGATACTGAACTGGTGAAGATCTGAGGAACTTGTGTCTTAGCATTGAATTTTGATCTGAAATTGTTGTACTTCCATTTTTTGAAAAGCCGTTCAGAGTAAATCCTGTGGGAATAAattgataattttcttcatgttatTATCATTTTATAACATAAACAGGCACATTCTTGTGTGCAAATATATGCAAACTGTGCATAcatgtatgtacatatatacatacacaaaaCATGACCCCTAAAATGTGATGGAAATCCTGATTGTTGGCATTCAGAATCTTAATTGCCTGTGATTGTCAAACATTATGTAAAGTTGCTGCAGCCTAAGGAGGTAACAGATGTACCTGGCAGTGTGGTtgataatttaatttactaAACTACAAAGCATATTTCCATAGGTATCAAAGGAATACAGAGAAAGTACCTTAAGAAACTCTTAAGTTTGCATCCTGCAGACAAAACAAGCTAAATGCAGTCCTGTGGATTATTGCCAAATCTTCAGAAACACCAAAGTACttgaatggttttttttttccagattcaGTATCTAAGAAGAGTTTTGGTTGCAATTACTGGGATTCCTTCATTATGGGAGGTAAGCAAATATTGGCTGGCTTctcatctttttcttcacttaacAAAAACTTAGAGTCTTTGCATGTCAGCCATGAAAAGATTCTCTTTGAATTCCTATTATTTTTATGACAGTGCAATATATCAGTAAACATTGGACAAAATCATTTTGCCATCAGTCAGAATATGCCTAAATCTTAAGACTCTGAGATAAGGACAGCAATGTTAGGGAATAATTCATCCAGgataaataaaaaggaacatCAACATCCTTCTTCCAGGTGCAGTGGGTTGGGGTGTCTGTGTTTATAACACACTTGGTTACACCTGCTTTTGGCTGTTACTTGAAAGAAACCTTGTTGCCAACAGATTCCCAGCTTCAGTCAAGCCTGGCGCAGTGTGGTCCTGTCCCCCTTCCTCACAGGTAGGGGTTGTAACTCACTGTCCTGCTCCTGGAGTAACTTGGTTGTAGATTTACTACACCTCgttctctttctttctcagccTCGTGTCCACCGAGTCCCAGACAGCTCCAGGAGTGCCGGGAGTGCTTTGTGCTTCTGCTCAAGTGAGTTCACAGTGCTGACCTAACTCTGCTCCTAAACACCCTGTCCATAAACCAGACTGGCATTGCCTTTACAGTGTAAAAGGCACATTGTTTCATTATTTGATTCACCACAGTGCTCTCACTTGCTCAAAAGAACCACCAGCGCTCAAAGAGCCTGACATGAACCAAAAGTTAGTTAGGAAAtaggtttgggttgggagggaccttaaagattatcttgAAAGGCATCCTACACTGGATCCTTTGGTGCAGGTATCTGTAccaaagctctgctctgggccAACAGTTGGCCAGCAATTCCCCTCAAAATAGGACCTTGGCTACTTAGAAAGAGAAACTGGAGTTGggatttgagatttttttcaggctAGAAAATCCCCATGCATTTGTATTCAGTGAAATTTCAACTTGCTTGGCCATTTCTGAAATTAACGTGAGGTAGAAATGCGTTGCTCTACCTGACTTACAAATCTCAGGGCAgttgtgctggcagcactgagcCATCCAGTTAAACAAATCACAGCTGAGACCTTCCCTCCTGATCTCCTGAAGGTGTCCTGTCCTGGCTGACCTGGATATCATTGGAATTGCTAAACAATACACCCAGCTGGACCTCCCAGCTTTTGCCCTGGGGTGCCTCTTGGTCATTCCTCACTCTGAGAAGCGAGAGCAGCAAATCCAGGTAAATAACAAGTTTTATGTCCTGTCTCTGCAAGGGAAATGTCTTTAAGCATGTCCTGCTCACCAGAGACTGTCAAAGGTGGTAACTCAGAATTCCAGTTAACTTAAACACATCCCTGCTGATGAATGCTCAACATTTCCCACCCCCAAAGGCTTCTAAAGGGATCATGTGAAcacttcctcttcttttttgttttaaagctcCAGTCATCCCCAGTAGCTTTGTCATATGATTTTGCCTTTAGAGACTTTGAGGATGTTTTATGGGATCCCACCCATAAAACACGTGGggaaaaacccagcaaaacccaAGCCATAGCAGATcataagaaaaatactaaatcCTACTTTGGAAGAGTGTTGAGTTGAAAGCTCCTGACTTCCAAGGAAGATGTTTGATAGGTACCACAAGTTCTGACATAAACCTTTTGCCTTAAAGCCATATCCTCACCATCCACGAGCcttgacattttcctttctctcttcatttgTTTCTATTAATTTATGTTCTGCATTGTTCTCCCTGATGAAGCATTATAGGCTGTTCCCATATTTGTCACGAGCAAACTGGGACCAGTTAAGGCACCTTAAATTCTTAGGCTTCTGGTCATTAAAGTTACGCTCAGAAGGTTTCCCCAAATCACAGCTTAAGTGTAAAACATTCAGCCAAAAAATTCTGTGACAGCTACAGCAAAACACCATTTGAGAGTTAAAAGCAACACTTTCCATCCAACCACACAGATCCTGGTTTGATAATTCTATGTTTGCACCtagaatttcaaaatatttctgaataaatCAAGTATTTGTTCTGGAAGGAGAGTTCCTACTTGAATCAAGCACAGAATAATAATGTTTTGTAACTTATTTTCACAAGAGTTTGTTATCAACGTGTAAGAAAGAAACTGTGCTGCAACAAATAGATGAACACATGGACACTGGAGAACTGGTAGCATTTGCTTCccaggtaaataaataaagtttaCTTCACTTCCCTTTGAGTTGGAGGCTTTTTTGATAGATAAATGTACACAGgaccttcttttctctctcctctgatCTTATCCAGCCTTACTTAACAGAATGCTCAAAAAATGTCAAATActtgtaaaatacatttttatttatgttgtgCAACTGAAAAACTTCTTGGATATACCCAGTGCTGTGTTCTGGGCTGCCCCTGTTTGGAGGGCAGCAGAACCACCttgtttttttgaaataaatatttgaagctAAAAGGCCAAAGGATTTAGGAAACTGCACTTTTGCCTTGCCTTCAGCTGCCTCCCTATGGGCAAGTTTAACTCATTTCCCTCTCTGAATGTGGGatcagttttcagaaaatctgCCATTTcacagcacttaaaaaaaaccaaaatgtaaaaaaaaccccattctcTATAGAGTCCAGTATGAAAACTATGAGCTCTTACCATTCAAAAGTAAAATCTCTTTTGTCTAAAATATTAATACTTTTCATTACTAAAACTTAAATCTACAGATCAGCTCTTTGGTTTTGGACAGTATCATCAATGAGAAGCTCTATGAACAGTTCTGGAAAACCAAGTATTACCCACTCTTGAAGCAACACCTGATAAACACCCACAGAATAAAAGGGCTGGTGGATTATTTTGCCAAAAATAACTGGTAAGTTAATAAATGGTAAAAAACCAGGTGTAACTGGTAGTAATTACAGGAATTAAATCTCACCTTTATTTGATTTTCATCTGTTTGGAGGTTCTCTAGTACTTGGTGTCTAAGGGGTTTTGAAGTATTGctaagttaaataaataaatctcaCCTCACTACTTTGGATACTTAGGACAGAGTTTTACAGCTATTCAAGACCAAGTAAGAGATTGTTAAACCTGGACTAGCAGCAGATGAAATGCAGTTAAAATGGAAGCAACCAGAGTGAAATAATCAAAATCTTGACCTTACCTTTAGGTGAATCCAGCTCAGGGGGGCATCACAGAGTCACAGCTTCAGCAATAAgaacactcagaaaaaaattaatgagctGCCTGTACTGAAGACTTGGGAATTGGTGGTTTTGCCACTAAGTTTTCAAGAATTAAAAGCACCTCTTGTGCTCCACTTAAATCACAAAAGGTCCTGGGTTGGGCCCCACTCACCTGTGGGTGGTTCACAGCACTTGGGCTCCTCTCACATCTGGGGGCACTCAGGCCAGAGCCCAAACCTTCGGGCTGGGAGGGTTACCATTTATCCCACACTCAAACTGGGACAGGAACCAACAAACATTTAAATTCTAGAATATATTGATTTTATTAACAGCCCAGGGAAAAAGCCAGGCTTGTTTTCTCTACTGGGAAATGGCAGGACCCATCTGACTTCAAAACTATGGGATCAtactttgtttttctacttGTTGTTTAAATCATTGGCTTTTTAGAGAGCTTCATCTGACAAAGCTGATCAGCTTTTGCCTCCTACAGTCTTGATGATGCAACGGTCCTGATTCAAGAGTATCAAGAGAAATGTGGGAATCCTGCTCTGGCAGACATCCCAGCATCTGATCTTCTGCAGGTAAAACAAACCACTTCTGCATTTCAGgcagtattttctccttttttctctgaagattttCACCCAACTTtttgcaaaaatactttttagcTGATCTACTTCAGTAACATGTATTGTATACAATAAAACATCCCTTCATCAATTCAAATAATTCATTTTACCTGAACCAAGTCTGTGCCATGCTAACCCTCACACTTCCAAGGACCTTCCCAGGTCTTGGATCATATCCCATTTTCCTAAGCCCTATTAACATTGTTCTTTGACCTTCCAGACGTACCTGACTGGATCAGAGGGGTCCTGTGTCCTGGAACTGCCATAAATTAGGTTGAGATTTaccctttcccctcctccctctcctggcaggaggaggggctGTGCATTCAGAACTCTTGTCCTGGTCAAGAGAACATCAGACTAAAACCCCAAAGCTTTTACCAAGAGAGTCCACAACCTCTCcacattttttcagctgttctaGGCTGCTTCTCCTCCATTCTCCATCCCCCTGAAAACAGTTCAGATTCACAGCAGAATTTCCTGTTTGTAGTCAACAGTTCATACTCAGCACTTTAACTTTGGGAAGGAGTAACGTTTATTTCCTTTACTTCTGTATTTCTCCATGCTCAGGCCTGCTGTCAGGACCACTCTGAGATGTCACTCACAACAACATAACCTTGCCATCATTGTGATAAGCTTTTATAAAACTGCAGGGGGTGTGCTTCATGTAAAATACTTTGCAGACAAATTTTAAGTGTAATTTTATAAACTTACGTATCAATTTTGGccttacagtaaaaataaaattatgtgtCAATTTTGGCCTTacaatataaattaaaaaataaacttattcATCAGTTTTTGCCCCTTACAGTATTCTGTAAACCTCTTAATTATGAGTTTGTCAATCAACTGATGTTCCAGTCAATAAAATTCCTTTAATAACTTGTGCCAAGGTTTTCTTTTCAACCTACCTCTGACTGCATGAAGTGCAATTAGCCAGAGGTTCCTGAGACACCAGCCTGAAATGTCTTTTTGTCCAGGGCAAAGCAGGTTTATTTTGAATAGAAATAAGTTATTTAGTCAGTTCATGACACAGAAATAAGGGTTCCAGCTGATGGAAGAGTCATAATCCAAAGGCCAAGGAAACTGCCCCCCCATTCTAAACGTTCTGCTGTGGGAGACAAAGATAAAACTCTATTTTGTTGGAAAGTTACAGCAGTTGTGAGAAAGGGGAGCTGTTAAATACATTCAgttccctgcagctgtgggaacAGAGGAGCCACAAGGTGCAGTTGTCTTGAGCAAGCCATATTTATCTTCAGCAGCTTTGAGAACATCACATGGAATTACATCATTGAGAGCCTCTGTGCATGGAGCAAAGTGCACACACATGGAGTGTCAGATGTGAGccacaaagaaaggaaagcctCTCCTCACTGGTTACAGATTTAACGAGATCATCAGCCATGAAAGCACAGGGAGATTTGGAACTGCTTTGATCAGAGAAAGACTCAAACTGTTTACAGTGAAATTATGAGGTAATTGTAATACTTTCAAGCCATTTTACTCCTTTAACTTAGTTGAGAATGGTAaattgagaaaattaaatataaactgGATTCTGGAGCAAACCCAGCCTGGTCCCAGAGGCCTCAATGTCTTTGTTCAAGCCCTGTACAAGCATCCCTTAGAAGCTGAACACCAAACCACCACAACTGCTGCATTCTTCCCCAACAACACCTCACAAAGCTCAGCTTTTCTATGAAGTGGAGTTTATTACAACATTAAGGAACGGTATTTAGACAGTTATCTTAATGGAATATTTTACAAATCAATTcatacagagaaaagcaaacacgAGGTTGTTTAAATTCATGACCAAGAAGTTACATTGTTAAGCTGTTAGCGACAGTGCAGGGCTGTAAACGAGCAATCAAGTTTTGGAACTTGCAGTTCAGGAGGAGATGGTAAAAATACCAGAcaagcaaaaacatttttaggaTTTCTTGTACTCAATTCTTTCTACCTTCACATCATCTCCAATTAGTTGATAGACATATGTAACTACTGTAGAAGCCTGGATGTCCATCAGCACAAATGAAGGAATGATGTTgctggaaagagaggaaaaaattcatACTGATTGTGTGTCTATAATCCCCTTAGCAGTGTTTTACCAATATTTAACAGAAATCACTTTAAGAAAAATGGGTATTAATTCTGTAAGTAGAGCACATGAGATCTGAGGCTGTATTTCATCTTTCAGTCAAGGAGATTGAGCAAGTACAGCTGTGTAAGTTACACAACTGTAATTATCCTCTCCCTGACATTTAAATCATAAATATCAACCCTCAGGAGTTTGTAGTTCAGTTTTgttaccaaaaagaaaaaaatccccctaaTATTCACTTACTTCTCTAAGGCATGGTAGGCTCCTGTAGCTGATCCTGGGTTGATATAGAACTTGTTTTCATGTTCAAACGCCTCAAATTTGTGTGTATGTCCTGAAATGAGGATGTCCACATCAAACTGTCTCTGGAGTAGTGCCAGGCTGGCCATGTCACCCCAGGGGATCACCTGATGGCCATGAATCAGCCCAATTTTGAACTGTCCAACAGTCACAACTTTCTGTTCAGGATAATTCAGGTtctacaaataaagaaaaataaaagcaaacccaGATTAGAGATTCCTCTTTAAACCCAACCCTATGCAACACCAAGAAGGGGAAAGCTCAGGAACTCAATTCATGACTTTTAATTGAATGAACCCCAAATATCACCTTTATGTAAAAGATACCCCAAAAAAATGGACACTACCTCATCAAAGTCCCCTCTGACAACATGAACATCCCCAGCCAGGGTCTTGAGGTAGTCATAGGTGTCCTTGGTGCAGAGGTTCCCTGTGCACAGGATGTGTTGGATCTtcccaggcaccagcagcttTTTGAACTTGGCTGGGAGGCTGTTGCAGCGATGGGGGATGTGGAGGTCTCCCAGCACCAACACCAACTtcaggggcagggcaggggagagagagggtTACAGACACGGGTTAGGGCACAGTCAGCACTGCAATGTCTTCTGCAGAGTCACAA containing:
- the VPS29 gene encoding vacuolar protein sorting-associated protein 29 isoform X1; this encodes MAGHRLVLVLGDLHIPHRCNSLPAKFKKLLVPGKIQHILCTGNLCTKDTYDYLKTLAGDVHVVRGDFDENLNYPEQKVVTVGQFKIGLIHGHQVIPWGDMASLALLQRQFDVDILISGHTHKFEAFEHENKFYINPGSATGAYHALENNIIPSFVLMDIQASTVVTYVYQLIGDDVKVERIEYKKS
- the VPS29 gene encoding vacuolar protein sorting-associated protein 29 isoform X3, with translation MNLGAAGQSTLQVTPKFLAKPKSFIVLCHCFMLQIPLVLVLGDLHIPHRCNSLPAKFKKLLVPGKIQHILCTGNLCTKDTYDYLKTLAGDVHVVRGDFDENLNYPEQKVVTVGQFKIGLIHGHQVIPWGDMASLALLQRQFDVDILISGHTHKFEAFEHENKFYINPGSATGAYHALENNIIPSFVLMDIQASTVVTYVYQLIGDDVKVERIEYKKS
- the VPS29 gene encoding vacuolar protein sorting-associated protein 29 isoform X2, producing MLVLVLGDLHIPHRCNSLPAKFKKLLVPGKIQHILCTGNLCTKDTYDYLKTLAGDVHVVRGDFDENLNYPEQKVVTVGQFKIGLIHGHQVIPWGDMASLALLQRQFDVDILISGHTHKFEAFEHENKFYINPGSATGAYHALENNIIPSFVLMDIQASTVVTYVYQLIGDDVKVERIEYKKS